From a single Brassica rapa cultivar Chiifu-401-42 chromosome A01, CAAS_Brap_v3.01, whole genome shotgun sequence genomic region:
- the LOC103853478 gene encoding 50S ribosomal protein L23, with protein sequence MGSRLGGRVVHFANLPIKLLMPTKLTNIHEFALKTIPSATKIEIKRVLESLYGFEVEKVNTLNMDGKKKKRGGLLIAKADYKKAYVTLKNPLSISRDLFPVKFIEEDRKSKVKGSSFVEEEDDKKSHWLDQKEKREVGGYGNGKGRRGGGERSTTTPARASASAAGAKFPWSSMRFGGK encoded by the coding sequence GTTCATTTCGCGAATCTTCCGATCAAGCTTCTGATGCCGACGAAGCTGACGAACATCCACGAGTTCGCGCTGAAAACGATCCCATCCGCGACCAAGATCGAGATCAAGCGAGTCCTCGAGTCTCTCTACGGGTTCGAGGTCGAAAAGGTGAACACTTTAAACATGGacgggaagaagaagaagcgtgGTGGGTTATTGATAGCGAAGGCGGATTACAAGAAGGCTTACGTCACGCTCAAAAACCCTTTGTCGATTTCTAGAGATCTGTTTCCCGTGAAGTTTATTGAGGAGGATAGGAAGAGTAAAGTGAAAGGATCTAGCTTTGTGGAGGAGGAAGATGATAAGAAGAGTCACTGGCTTGATCAGAAGGAGAAGAGGGAAGTCGGTGGGTATGGTAATGGTAAAGGTCGTCGCGGCGGCGGTGAAAGGTCGACGACTACGCCGGCGAGAGCTTCTGCTTCTGCGGCGGGGGCGAAGTTTCCATGGAGCAGCATGAGATTTGGTGGCAAGTAA
- the LOC103853564 gene encoding uncharacterized protein LOC103853564 isoform X2 yields MASTGEGRKQQFASGADGNAPLKYPTFKATPPKPSLTDTLIDVSPLLAKEEEEEETAFPLRDDRPLVQDVCTISVLPDEGNPVPQCTSQFTLFSFVKALLPSKNQMFIDAQLNCQKTQNRINVLLGGTDSYQSCVVDINVEKGNDGEAAGNVKSESVHMQKVLQRQASMTTDKAISDRCHDAPTNRWRRYKRAASFDSRKIVILFSILSSVGTLILIYLTLRVRQNGDNSFNHM; encoded by the exons ATGGCCTCCACTGGTGAAGGG AGGAAGCAGCAATTCGCAAGTGGTGCAGATGGGAACGCACCTCTCAAGTATCCAACCTTCAAGGCTACTCCTCCTAAGCCTAGCCTCACCGATACCCTCATAG ATGTGTCTCCTCTTCTTGctaaggaggaggaggaggaggagactgCTTTCCCTTTGAGAGATGACCGTCCACTA GTCCAAGACGTGTGTACTATCTCTGTCTTGCCTGACGAAGGCAATCCTGTCCCGCAATGCACCTCCCAGTTTACTCTCTTTAGCTTCGTCAAGGCTCTGCTTCCTTCTAAAAACCAGATGTTCATCGATGCCCAACTCAACTGTCAGAAGACTCAGAACCGCATCAATGTTCTTCTGGGAGGCACTGATTCCTACCAGTCATGCGTCGTTGACATTAACGTCGAGAAAGGGAACGATGGTGAGGCCGCTGGAAATGTCAAGTCCGAGAGTGTA CATATGCAGAAGGTATTGCAGAGACAAGCAAGCATGACCACTG ATAAAGCAATCTCAGATAGATGCCACGATGCACCAACCAACAGGTGGAGAAGATACAAGCGTGCCGCTTCATTTGACTCAAGGAAAATCGTCATCCTTTTCTCCATCTT ATCAAGTGTGGGAACGCTGATATTGATCTACCTGACACTGAGAGTTAGGCAAAACGGAGACAACAGCTTCAATCATATGTAG
- the LOC103853564 gene encoding uncharacterized protein LOC103853564 isoform X1 — protein sequence MASTGEGRKQQFASGADGNAPLKYPTFKATPPKPSLTDTLIDVSPLLAKEEEEEETAFPLRDDRPLVQDVCTISVLPDEGNPVPQCTSQFTLFSFVKALLPSKNQMFIDAQLNCQKTQNRINVLLGGTDSYQSCVVDINVEKGNDGEAAGNVKSESVHMQKVLQRQASMTTDCYVADKAISDRCHDAPTNRWRRYKRAASFDSRKIVILFSILSSVGTLILIYLTLRVRQNGDNSFNHM from the exons ATGGCCTCCACTGGTGAAGGG AGGAAGCAGCAATTCGCAAGTGGTGCAGATGGGAACGCACCTCTCAAGTATCCAACCTTCAAGGCTACTCCTCCTAAGCCTAGCCTCACCGATACCCTCATAG ATGTGTCTCCTCTTCTTGctaaggaggaggaggaggaggagactgCTTTCCCTTTGAGAGATGACCGTCCACTA GTCCAAGACGTGTGTACTATCTCTGTCTTGCCTGACGAAGGCAATCCTGTCCCGCAATGCACCTCCCAGTTTACTCTCTTTAGCTTCGTCAAGGCTCTGCTTCCTTCTAAAAACCAGATGTTCATCGATGCCCAACTCAACTGTCAGAAGACTCAGAACCGCATCAATGTTCTTCTGGGAGGCACTGATTCCTACCAGTCATGCGTCGTTGACATTAACGTCGAGAAAGGGAACGATGGTGAGGCCGCTGGAAATGTCAAGTCCGAGAGTGTA CATATGCAGAAGGTATTGCAGAGACAAGCAAGCATGACCACTG ACTGTTATGTTGCAGATAAAGCAATCTCAGATAGATGCCACGATGCACCAACCAACAGGTGGAGAAGATACAAGCGTGCCGCTTCATTTGACTCAAGGAAAATCGTCATCCTTTTCTCCATCTT ATCAAGTGTGGGAACGCTGATATTGATCTACCTGACACTGAGAGTTAGGCAAAACGGAGACAACAGCTTCAATCATATGTAG
- the LOC103853712 gene encoding ubiquitin carboxyl-terminal hydrolase 3, with protein MGAAGSKLEKALGDQFPEGERYFGFENFGNTCYCNSVLQALYFCVPFREQLLEYYTSNKSVADAEENLMSCLADLFSQISSQKKKTGVIAPKRFVQRLKKQNELFRSYMHQDAHEFLNYLLNEVVDILEKEAKATNTEHKTSSSSSSPEKIANGPKAPLANGVHKEPVVTWVHNIFQGILTNETRCLRCETVTARDETFLDLSLDIEQNSSITSCLKNFSSTETLHSEDKFFCDKCCSLQEAQKRMKIKKPPHILVIHLKRFKYMEQLGRYKKLSYRVVFPLELKLSNTVEPYTDVEYSLFAVVVHVGSGPNHGHYVSLVKSHNHWLFFDDENVEMIEESAVQTFFGSSQEYSSNTDHGYILFYESLGPTK; from the exons ATGGGGGCGGCGGGGTCGAAACTGGAGAAAGCTCTGGGCGACCAGTTCCCGGAAGGAGAGCGCTACTTCGGCTTCGAGAATTTCGGCAACACTTGCTACTGCAACAGCGTTTTGCAG GCTCTTTATTTTTGTGTTCCCTTTCGTGAACAATTGCTTGAATACTACACCAGTAATAAAAGCGTCGCTGATGCTGAAGAGAATCTTATGTCTTGCCTCGCTGACTTATTTTCTCAG ATAAGTTCTCAGAAGAAGAAAACGGGTGTTATTGCGCCTAAGCGATTTGTACAGAGGTTGAAGAAACAGAATGAGCTCTTCCGGAGTTACATGCACCAG GATGCACATGAATTCCTCAACTATTTGCTGAACGAAGTTGTTGACATACTGGAGAAAGAGGCTAAAGCTACAAACACTGAACATAAaacttcatcatcttcatcatctcctGAAAAGATTGCCAACGGACCAAAAGCTCCTCTGGCTAATGGCGTGCACAAAGAGCCAGTTGTTACCTGGGTGCACAACATTTTTCAG GGCATACTTACAAACGAGACAAGGTGTCTGCGGTGCGAGACTGTGACAGCAAGAGACGAAACGTTCCTGGATCTAAGCCTTGATATTGAACAGAACAGTTCGATAACTAGCTGTTTGAAAAACTTCAGCTCCACAGAGACTCTTCACTCTGAAGACAAGTTTTTCTGTGACAAATGCTGCAG CTTACAAGAAGCACAGAAGAGGATGAAGATCAAGAAGCCGCCACACATCTTAGTCATCCATCTAAAACGGTTCAAATACATGGAACAGCTAGGCCGCTACAAGAAGCTCTCTTACCGAGTTGTCTTCCCTTTGGAGCTAAAACTGAGCAACACGGTGGAGCCATACACAGACGTCGAGTATTCGCTCTTTGCTGTGGTGGTTCATGTGGGAAGCGGACCGAACCATGGCCATTACGTAAGCCTAGTGAAGAGCCATAACCATTGGCTCTTCTTTGATGATGAGAACGTGGAGATGATTGAAGAATCAGCAGTGCAAACATTCTTTGGATCGTCTCAGGAGTACTCGAGCAACACTGATCATGGTTACATCTTGTTCTATGAGAGCCTTGGACCAACCAAGTAA
- the LOC103853800 gene encoding adenylyl-sulfate kinase 2, chloroplastic, producing the protein MEGLAIRASRPSIFCSLPGLGGDPQRRPPADGFLNFPASSNAADKTKLVVSSGSFHPISAVNVSTQASLTADFPALSETNVKEERINGEKKADNIVWHESSICRCDRQQLLQQKGCVIWITGLSGSGKSTVACALSKALFERGKLTYTLDGDNVRHGLNRDLTFKAEDRTENIRRIGEVAKLFADVGVICIASLISPYRRDRDECRSLLPEGDFVEVFMDVPLSVCESRDPKGLYKLARAGKIKGFTGIDDPYEAPLNCEVVLKHTGDDFSSSPRQMAENIISYLQNKGYLEG; encoded by the exons ATGGAAGGATTAGCTATCAGAGCATCGAGACCGTCCATTTTCTGCTCTCTTCCAGGTCTCGGCGGCGATCCTCAGCGACGCCCTCCAGCTGACGGCTTCCTCAATTTTCCGGCGTCGTCCAATGCGGCGGATAAAACAAAACTAGTCGTGAGTTCTGGTTCTTTTCATCCAATCTCCGCCGTCAACGTGTCTACTCAAGCTTCCCTCACCGCTGATTTTCCCGCCCTTTCAG AAACGAATGTGAAAGAGGAGAGAATCAACGGAGAAAAGAAGGCAGACAACATCGTATGGCACGAGAGTTCCATCTGCAGATGCGACAGACAACAACTTCTTCAGCAAAAGGGTTGTGTCATTTGGATCACTGGTCTCAGCGGTTCCGGGAAAAGCACTGTTGCTTGTGCTCTAAGCAAAGCTCTGTTTGAACGAGGCAAACTTACTTACACGCTTGACGGAGACAATGTACGTCATGGCCTTAACCGGGACCTCACTTTCAAAGCTGAGGATCGTACCGAAAACATACGCAGGATCG GTGAAGTGGCAAAGCTGTTTGCTGACGTTGGCGTCATTTGTATAGCTAGTTTGATTTCCCCTTACCGGAGAGACAGAGATGAGTGCCGGTCGTTGTTACCCGAGGGAGATTTCGTGGAG GTTTTCATGGACGTTCCTCTCTCTGTGTGTGAGTCAAGAGATCCAAAGGGGTTGTATAAACTCGCTCGTGCCGGTAAAATCAAAG GCTTTACTGGAATCGACGACCCTTACGAGGCGCCACTGAATTGCGAG GTCGTGCTCAAACACACAGGCGACGACTTTTCTTCTTCGCCACGTCAGATGGCTGAAAACATCATCTCTTACTTGCAAAACAAAGGTTACCTTGAGGGTTGA
- the LOC103853878 gene encoding cytochrome P450 79B1, with translation MNTFTSNSSDLTSTTTQTSPFSNMYLLTTLQAFAAITLVMLLKKVFTTDKKKLSLPPGPTGWPIIGMVPTMLKSRPVFRWLHSIMKQLNTEIACVRLGNTHVITVTCPKIAREILKQQDALFASRPMTYAQNVLSNGYKTCVITPFGEQFKKMRKVVMTELVCPARHRWLHQKRAEENDHLTAWVYNLVKNSGSVDFRFVTRHYCGNAIKKLMFGTRTFSENTAPDGGPTAEDIEHMEAMFEALGFTFSFCISDYLPMLTGLDLNGHEKIMRDSSAIMDKYHDPIVDARIKMWREGKRTQIEDFLDIFISIKDEQGNPLLTADEIKPTIKELVMAAPDNPSNAVEWAMAEMVNKPEILHKAMEEIDRVVGKERLVQESDIPKLNYVKAILREAFRLHPVAAFNLPHVALSDATVAGYHIPKGSQVLLSRYGLGRNPKVWADPLSFKPERHLNECSEVTLTENDLRFISFSTGKRGCAAPALGTALTTMMLARLLQGFTWKLPENETRVELMESSHDMFLAKPLVMVGELRLPEQLYPTVK, from the exons ATGAACACCTTTACCTCAAACTCTTCGGATCTCACTTCCACTACAACGCAAACGTCTCCGTTCAGCAACATGTATCTCCTCACAACGCTCCAGGCCTTTGCGGCTATAACCTTGGTGATGCTTCTCAAGAAAGTCTTCACGACGGATAAAAAGAAATTGTCTCTCCCGCCGGGTCCCACCGGATGGCCGATCATCGGAATGGTTCCAACGATGCTAAAGAGCCGTCCCGTTTTCCGGTGGCTCCACAGCATCATGAAGCAGCTAAACACCGAGATAGCCTGCGTGAGGCTAGGAAACACTCACGTGATCACCGTCACATGCCCGAAGATAGCACGTGAGATACTCAAGCAACAAGACGCTCTCTTCGCCTCGAGACCCATGACTTACGCACAGAATGTCCTCTCTAACGGATACAAAACATGCGTGATCACTCCCTTCGGTGAACAATTCAAGAAAATGAGGAAAGTCGTGATGACTGAACTCGTTTGTCCCGCGAGGCACAGGTGGCTTCACCAGAAGAGAGCTGAAGAGAACGACCATTTAACCGCTTGGGTATACAACTTGGTCAAGAACTCTGGCTCAGTCGATTTTCGGTTTGTCACGAGGCATTACTGTGGAAATGCTATCAAGAAGCTTATGTTCGGGACAAGAACGTTCTCTGAAAACACCGCACCTGACGGTGGACCAACCGCTGAGGATATCGAGCATATGGAAGCTATGTTCGAAGCATTAGGGTTTACTTTCTCCTTTTGTATCTCTGATTATCTACCTATGCTCACTGGACTTGATCTTAACGGCCACGAGAAGATCATGAGGGATTCGAGTGCTATTATGGACAAGTATCACGATCCTATCGTCGATGCAAGGATCAAGATGTGGAGAGAAGGAAAGAGAACTCAAATCGAGGATTTTCTAGACATTTTTATTTCTATCAAGGATGAACAAGGCAACCCATTGCTTACCGCCGATGAAATCAAACCCACCATTAAG GAACTTGTAATGGCGGCGCCAGACAATCCATCAAACGCTGTCGAGTGGGCCATGGCGGAGATGGTGAACAAACCGGAGATACTCCATAAAGCAATGGAAGAAATAGACAGAGTTGTCGGAAAAGAAAGACTTGTCCAAGAATCCGACATCCCAAAACTAAACTACGTCAAAGCTATCCTCCGTGAAGCCTTCCGCCTCCATCCCGTAGCGGCCTTTAACCTTCCACACGTGGCACTTTCCGACGCAACCGTCGCCGGATATCACATCCCTAAAGGGAGTCAAGTCCTTCTCAGCCGATATGGGCTGGGCCGTAACCCGAAAGTTTGGGCTGACCCCTTGAGCTTTAAACCGGAGAGACATCTCAATGAATGCTCTGAAGTTACTTTGACCGAGAACGATCTCCGGTTTATCTCGTTTAGTACGGGTAAAAGAGGTTGTGCTGCTCCGGCTTTAGGTACGGCGTTGACCACGATGATGCTCGCGAGACTTCTTCAAGGTTTCACTTGGAAGCTGCCTGAGAATGAGACACGTGTTGAGCTGATGGAGTCTAGCCATGATATGTTTTTGGCTAAACCGTTGGTTATGGTCGGTGAGTTGAGACTCCCAGAGCAACTTTATCCGACGGTGAAGTAA
- the LOC103853980 gene encoding pentatricopeptide repeat-containing protein At4g39952, mitochondrial, protein MLIPKRACLFFKPRLVTVRTLSSSSYIDHHIRVILSDQISTLESLRKHHALIITGGNSDNIFVASKLIQSYASFGKPNLSSKVFDLVTQRDVFLWNSIIKAHFSNKDYPKALSFFFSMLLSSQSLDHFTAPMVVSACAELTWHHVGCFVHGLVLKHGGFERNCAVGASFVYFYSKCGFLEDARNVFDEMPERDVFAWTAVINGHVQNGESERGLEYLRKMHSVGSEDDGEKLNARTLECGFQACVNLGALREGRCLHGFAVKNGLASSTFSFYTKCGSPAEAYLAFRELGDDEEDVFSWTSIIASLARSGNVEGSFGMFWEMQRKGIQADGVVVSCLINELGKMMLVAQGKAFHGFVIRRCFSLDGTVCNALLSMYCKLDLLSVAEKLFCRIREEGDKEAWNTMVKGYGKMKCDVKCIELFKKILNLGVEIDSGSLVSVISSCSHTGAVLLGKSLHCYAVKTSFDLATSVVNSLIDLYGKMGDLTVAWRMFSEADKSSVVTWNSMIASYVHCERSDKAIALFDRMISENFKPSSITLVTVLMACANTGSLEKGDKIHRYITETEHEMNLSLTTALIDMYAKSGQLEKSRQLFNNADQKDAVCWNVMISGYGMHGDVESAIELFEQMEESDDVEPTGPTFLALLSACTHAGLVEQGKTLFLKMQQQYNVKPSLKHYSCLVDLLSRSGNLEEAEATVMSMPFSPDGAIWGTMLSSCMSHEEYEMGIRMAELAVGSVPGNDGYYIMLANMYSAAGKWEEAERARERMKESGVGKKAGHSVVY, encoded by the coding sequence ATGCTAATACCGAAACGAGCCTGTCTCTTCTTCAAACCCAGACTTGTCACTGTCCGAACACTCTCCTCTTCAAGCTACATCGATCATCATATTAGAGTGATTCTCAGTGATCAGATCTCCACTCTAGAATCCCTACGTAAACACCACGCTCTCATCATCACAGGAGGAAACTCAGACAACATCTTCGTCGCTTCGAAGCTAATTCAATCCTACGCTTCCTTCGGCAAACCAAATCTATCCTCCAAAGTCTTCGACTTGGTAACTCAAAGAGATGTGTTTCTATGGAACTCCATCATCAAAGCGCATTTCTCCAATAAAGATTATCCAAAAGCGctgtctttcttcttctctatgCTCTTGTCTTCCCAATCGCTCGATCATTTCACCGCTCCGATGGTTGTCTCCGCTTGTGCGGAGCTCACGTGGCACCACGTTGGGTGTTTCGTTCACGGATTGGTTTTGAAACACGGAGGCTTCGAACGGAACTGTGCGGTGGGAGCttcctttgtttatttttacTCAAAGTGTGGGTTTTTAGAAGATGCGCGTAATGTCTTCGACGAAATGCCTGAGAGAGATGTGTTCGCTTGGACCGCGGTTATAAACGGGCATGTTCAGAATGGTGAGAGCGAGAGAGGTCTTGAGTATCTTCGCAAGATGCATAGCGTTGGTTCTGAAGATGATGGTGAGAAGCTGAATGCGAGAACGTTGGAATGTGGATTCCAAGCTTGTGTGAATTTGGGAGCTTTGAGAGAAGGAAGGTGTCTTCATGGTTTTGCGGTTAAAAACGGTTTAGCTTCTTCGACTTTTTCGTTTTATACAAAATGTGGGAGTCCAGCTGAGGCGTATCTCGCTTTCCGTGAGCTTGgcgatgatgaagaagatgtgTTTTCGTGGACATCGATTATAGCTTCGCTGGCGAGATCAGGGAACGTGGAGGGAAGTTTCGGTATGTTTTGGGAGATGCAGAGGAAGGGAATACAGGCGGATGGAGTTGTCGTTAGCTGTTTGATTAATGAGTTAGGTAAGATGATGCTTGTCGCTCAAGGTAAAGCCTTCCACGGGTTTGTAATAAGGCGTTGTTTTTCTTTAGACGGTACAGTTTGCAATGCCTTGCTGTCCATGTACTGCAAACTCGACCTTCTCTCTGTGGCTGAGAAGCTTTTCTGTAGGATTCGTGAGGAAGGAGACAAAGAAGCTTGGAATACGATGGTTAAAGGCTACGGTAAAATGAAATGTGACGTGAAGTGCATCGAGTTGTTTAAAAAGATTCTGAACCTTGGCGTTGAGATTGACTCTGGTAGCTTGGTCTCTGTTATATCTTCGTGTTCACACACAGGAGCAGTGCTACTGGGGAAGTCGTTGCATTGCTATGCTGTCAAGACTAGCTTTGATCTCGCCACTTCAGTGGTGAACTCCCTCATTGATTTGTATGGAAAGATGGGAGATTTGACTGTCGCTTGGAGGATGTTTAGTGAAGCGGATAAGAGCAGCGTTGTAACTTGGAACTCAATGATTGCGTCTTATGTTCACTGTGAGCGATCCGACAAGGCCATTGCGTTGTTCGATAGAATGATCTCTGAGAATTTCAAACCGAGCTCAATAACTTTGGTGACTGTGCTAATGGCTTGTGCCAATACTGGATCTCTGGAGAAAGGGGATAAGATTCATCGGTACATCACTGAGACAGAGCACGAGATGAATCTTTCTCTCACAACTGCTCTGATCGACATGTACGCTAAATCCGGACAGCTAGAAAAGTCACGACAGCTGTTCAACAATGCAGATCAAAAGGATGCGGTTTGTTGGAACGTAATGATCTCAGGCTATGGAATGCACGGAGACGTCGAATCGGCTATAGAGCTTTTTGAGCAGATGGAAGAGTCTGATGATGTTGAACCAACCGGGCCTACGTTTCTCGCACTTCTATCAGCTTGCACACACGCGGGTCTAGTCGAACAAGGCAAAACACTTTTCCTAAAGATGCAGCAACAGTACAACGTGAAACCAAGCTTGAAGCATTACTCTTGCCTGGTGGATCTTCTATCCCGGTCTGGTAATTTGGAGGAAGCTGAAGCCACGGTAATGTCGATGCCGTTCTCACCAGATGGAGCTATATGGGGAACTATGTTGAGCTCATGCATGAGTCATGAGGAGTATGAGATGGGGATAAGAATGGCAGAGCTTGCGGTTGGTAGTGTTCCGGGGAACGATGGTTATTATATAATGCTTGCGAACATGTACAGCGCTGCAGGTAAGTGGGAAGAGGCGGAGAGGGCAAGAGAGAGGATGAAGGAAAGTGGAGTTGGGAAGAAAGCTGGACATAGTGTAGTCTATTAG
- the LOC103854064 gene encoding chaperone protein dnaJ A6, chloroplastic isoform X2, whose translation MALIQFGSSSCVAQWGIRRPHVAVKASYYPTRLESHQDNCISQINCLGASQSSMFSHGSLPFLSLVTGQSRNAHSRRGARFTVRADTDFYSVLGVSKTATKAEIKSAYRKLARSYHPDVNKDAGAEGKFKEISNAYEILSDDEKRSLYDRYGEAGVKGAGMGGMGDYSNPFDLFESLFEGMGGMGGGMGSRGGSRSRAIDGEDEYYSLILDFKEAVFGIEKEIEISRLESCGTCNGSGAKAGTKPTKCKTCGGQGQVVASTRTPLGVFQQVMTCSPCNGTGEVSKPCGACSGDGRVRRTKRISLKVPAGVDSGSRLRVRGEGNAGKRGGSSGDLFAVIEVIPDPILKRDDTNILYTCKISYVDAILGTTLKVPTVDGTVDLKVPAGTQPSTTLVMAKKGVPVLNKSKMRGDQLVRVQVEIPKRLSKEEKKLVEELADMSKNKVANSRR comes from the exons ATGGCTCTTATACAATTTGGAAGCTCATCATGTGTTGCTCAGTGGGGGATTCGTCGTCCTCATGTTGCTGTCAAGGCTTCTTACTATCCAACCAGATTGGAATCTCACCAAGACAA TTGTATCAGCCAAATAAATTGTTTGGGAGCTTCACAGTCGAGTATGTTCTCACATGGCTCCTTGCCCTTCTTGTCACTTGTAACGGGACAGTCCCGTAATGCACATTCTCGTAGAGGAGCTCGCTTCACTGTTAGAGCCGATACT GATTTCTATTCTGTTCTAGGAGTCTCCAAAACTGCAACCAAAGCTGAGATTAAAAGCG CTTATCGGAAGCTCGCTAGGAGTTACCATCCAGACGTGAACAA GGATGCTGGGGCAGAAGGTAAATTCAAAGAAATAAGTAACGCATATGAG ATCTTATCAGACGATGAGAAAAGATCTCTATACGACAGATACGGCGAAGCTGGAGTTAAAGGCGCCGGAATGGGAGGCATGGGg GATTACAGCAACCCCTTTGATCTATTCGAGTCTCTCTTCGAAGGAATGGGCGGGATGGGAGGCGGAATGGGCAGCAGAGGCGGTTCAAGAAGCAGAGCCATCGACGGCGAAGACGAGTACTACTCCCTAATCCTGGACTTCAAAGAAGCCGTCTTCGGCATCGAGAAAGAGATAGAGATCTCCCGGCTAGAGAGCTGCGGGACCTGCAACGGCTCAGGCGCCAAAGCAGGAACCAAACCGACCAAATGCAAAACATGCGGCGGCCAAGGCCAAGTCGTAGCGTCAACAAGAACACCCCTCGGCGTGTTCCAGCAAGTCATGACTTGCTCTCCCTGCAACGGCACAGGAGAGGTTTCAAAACCATGCGGCGCGTGCTCGGGAGACGGACGCGTGAGGAGGACTAAAAGGATCAGTCTCAAGGTTCCAGCTGGTGTGGATTCAGGGAGCAGGTTGAGAGTGAGAGGAGAAGGGAACGCAGGGAAGAGAGGAGGATCGTCTGGTGATCTGTTTGCTGTTATTGAAGTGATTCCTGATCCGATCTTGAAGAGGGATGATACTAATATATTGTATACGTGTAAGATATCGTATGTGGATGCGATCTTGGGGACGACTTTGAAGGTTCCGACGGTTGATGGGACGGTGGATTTGAAAGTACCCGCGGGGACGCAGCCGAGCACGACGCTGGTGATGGCGAAGAAGGGAGTGCCGGTGTTGAACAAGAGTAAGATGAGAGGTGATCAGCTGGTGAGAGTGCAGGTGGAGATTCCGAAGAGGTTGAgtaaagaggagaagaagcttGTTGAGGAGCTTGCTGATATGAGCAAGAACAAGGTAGCTAATAGCAGGAGATAA
- the LOC103854064 gene encoding chaperone protein dnaJ A6, chloroplastic isoform X1, whose protein sequence is MALIQFGSSSCVAQWGIRRPHVAVKASYYPTRLESHQDNSCISQINCLGASQSSMFSHGSLPFLSLVTGQSRNAHSRRGARFTVRADTDFYSVLGVSKTATKAEIKSAYRKLARSYHPDVNKDAGAEGKFKEISNAYEILSDDEKRSLYDRYGEAGVKGAGMGGMGDYSNPFDLFESLFEGMGGMGGGMGSRGGSRSRAIDGEDEYYSLILDFKEAVFGIEKEIEISRLESCGTCNGSGAKAGTKPTKCKTCGGQGQVVASTRTPLGVFQQVMTCSPCNGTGEVSKPCGACSGDGRVRRTKRISLKVPAGVDSGSRLRVRGEGNAGKRGGSSGDLFAVIEVIPDPILKRDDTNILYTCKISYVDAILGTTLKVPTVDGTVDLKVPAGTQPSTTLVMAKKGVPVLNKSKMRGDQLVRVQVEIPKRLSKEEKKLVEELADMSKNKVANSRR, encoded by the exons ATGGCTCTTATACAATTTGGAAGCTCATCATGTGTTGCTCAGTGGGGGATTCGTCGTCCTCATGTTGCTGTCAAGGCTTCTTACTATCCAACCAGATTGGAATCTCACCAAGACAA CAGTTGTATCAGCCAAATAAATTGTTTGGGAGCTTCACAGTCGAGTATGTTCTCACATGGCTCCTTGCCCTTCTTGTCACTTGTAACGGGACAGTCCCGTAATGCACATTCTCGTAGAGGAGCTCGCTTCACTGTTAGAGCCGATACT GATTTCTATTCTGTTCTAGGAGTCTCCAAAACTGCAACCAAAGCTGAGATTAAAAGCG CTTATCGGAAGCTCGCTAGGAGTTACCATCCAGACGTGAACAA GGATGCTGGGGCAGAAGGTAAATTCAAAGAAATAAGTAACGCATATGAG ATCTTATCAGACGATGAGAAAAGATCTCTATACGACAGATACGGCGAAGCTGGAGTTAAAGGCGCCGGAATGGGAGGCATGGGg GATTACAGCAACCCCTTTGATCTATTCGAGTCTCTCTTCGAAGGAATGGGCGGGATGGGAGGCGGAATGGGCAGCAGAGGCGGTTCAAGAAGCAGAGCCATCGACGGCGAAGACGAGTACTACTCCCTAATCCTGGACTTCAAAGAAGCCGTCTTCGGCATCGAGAAAGAGATAGAGATCTCCCGGCTAGAGAGCTGCGGGACCTGCAACGGCTCAGGCGCCAAAGCAGGAACCAAACCGACCAAATGCAAAACATGCGGCGGCCAAGGCCAAGTCGTAGCGTCAACAAGAACACCCCTCGGCGTGTTCCAGCAAGTCATGACTTGCTCTCCCTGCAACGGCACAGGAGAGGTTTCAAAACCATGCGGCGCGTGCTCGGGAGACGGACGCGTGAGGAGGACTAAAAGGATCAGTCTCAAGGTTCCAGCTGGTGTGGATTCAGGGAGCAGGTTGAGAGTGAGAGGAGAAGGGAACGCAGGGAAGAGAGGAGGATCGTCTGGTGATCTGTTTGCTGTTATTGAAGTGATTCCTGATCCGATCTTGAAGAGGGATGATACTAATATATTGTATACGTGTAAGATATCGTATGTGGATGCGATCTTGGGGACGACTTTGAAGGTTCCGACGGTTGATGGGACGGTGGATTTGAAAGTACCCGCGGGGACGCAGCCGAGCACGACGCTGGTGATGGCGAAGAAGGGAGTGCCGGTGTTGAACAAGAGTAAGATGAGAGGTGATCAGCTGGTGAGAGTGCAGGTGGAGATTCCGAAGAGGTTGAgtaaagaggagaagaagcttGTTGAGGAGCTTGCTGATATGAGCAAGAACAAGGTAGCTAATAGCAGGAGATAA